From a region of the Actinopolymorpha singaporensis genome:
- the bcp gene encoding thioredoxin-dependent thiol peroxidase, with amino-acid sequence MAPTPRLNPGDTAPDFTLDDADGKPVTLSGLRGQKVIVYVYPAAMTPGCTTQACDFRDSLQSLAAAGYTVLGVSPDSPAKLAKFVAKEGLTFPLLSDPDKSMLQAWGAYGEKQSYGRTVTGVIRSTFVVDEEGRIEIAQYAVKASGHVARLRRELGV; translated from the coding sequence GTGGCACCTACCCCCCGACTCAACCCCGGCGACACCGCACCCGACTTCACCCTCGACGACGCCGACGGCAAGCCGGTCACCTTGTCCGGCCTTCGCGGGCAGAAGGTGATCGTGTACGTCTATCCGGCCGCGATGACCCCCGGCTGCACCACCCAGGCCTGCGACTTCCGCGATTCGCTGCAGTCGCTCGCGGCCGCCGGCTACACCGTGCTCGGGGTCTCCCCGGACTCCCCGGCCAAGCTGGCGAAGTTCGTGGCGAAGGAGGGCCTGACGTTCCCGCTGTTGTCCGACCCGGACAAGTCCATGCTGCAGGCGTGGGGAGCGTACGGCGAGAAGCAGTCCTACGGCCGCACCGTGACAGGCGTGATCCGCTCGACGTTCGTGGTCGACGAGGAGGGCCGGATCGAGATCGCGCAGTACGCCGTGAAGGCGTCCGGCCACGTCGCGCGACTGCGCCGCGAACTCGGCGTGTGA